The window AGGCGAGGGGGGCCTCACCCTCACCTAGGCAAGGTTGCCCTAGCCTAGGTGAGTCGGCTTTGTTGGCACTCGCCCTCGCCAACGCCAGCCATGGCCTGTGGGCGGCAATTGGccaccaacaaaagaaaaaggaaaaggaaaaaaaaaagaaaaaaaaattattaaaaaatgttgacATTAGCGCTGGTCATGCACGTGAGATAGTTGGCGTCCATGTCAGCGAATTATGACCTAATTTGGCCAAATGGATTGAATCAATACCAATGTAATAATGTTTAGGACaaaattagtccaattgaaaattttaagactgaattagtaccaataaaTAAGTTTCGGACTTTTTCGTTACTTTTTCGTtaccaaaataaattttcaatcaCAGGAGGACTTGAACAAGGATATTTAGTCCCGTATTAGGCCCGATCATCTAGTAATTCGTATAGAATactaaataatttttgctcaTTGGGTGGGTCTGCGAGGCCCGAAATTGTGGGGCTTGAGCAAGCGCATAAGTCTGTCGAAGTGAAAAACATGGGTGGGTCGGGCCTGCCCATTGGGCCgcctttctttatttgaaagtAAAGAAGTATGAataatatatgataaataatttTAGCTTTTTGTGTTAAATTAGTTTACTACTGCTTCATCAATGAGTTTTATACTATTTTTGTGTCCTACATTATAAATTCGAGCTTATTTTGTGCTATTATTACTTTTAATATTTAAGTGCTAaagataatattattaataaaaacaTGATAATCAAAGATAATTACATGAGCGGGAAATCCAGGCCTTAAGGCCCTACGCAGCCGCAGCTTGCCCACTAATGGAGCCTAGAATCTTTTCCCAGGCCCACCCAATGTGTCTACAAATTAACGGCCTGACTCGCGGACTGTCCACCCTTTTGATCATGTCTTCTAGTAAACATCTACAAAATTACACTTACATAGATTATCTTTGATGTTGTCCTACAAAACAAGATAATTTTGGGtatccttaatttttcaatagATAGCACAAGAAGCAAAAACAGTTCAGCATTCAGAAATTGATATCGACATTTTTGATAGACTTACTTAGCTTCTAACTAAGTATGCAAGTGTTTCTGAATTATAGCATAGCTGAGGTAAGATATAATAATTCATATGTACTTTCTCCTGCCTCAGGCTGGTGCACACGGCTACTGATGGGTTCGTGTCTCACCACGGTTGAAACTCCATTTTAGAGAGCTTGTAGCACGGAGCGTCGATTGTGACGTGGACGTGGCCCATATACGCGTAGCAGCAGCTGAACGCCTTCCTTCATGGTGGTGAAGGAACTGGGATTGTTGGTGGAGCTGAAGCTGGACTACCAGGCAGAAGGCATTGGCGGCCGTCTGGTGCCAGCAGAGAAAATAAAGAGGGCCGTCAGACGCTTGATGCGCGGTGGAATCGTGGTGATGAGGAAGAAGGTGAAGGAAATGAGGGATGCAGCTACAAACGTCGTGAAGGAAGGCGGGTCCTCCTATGATTCTATTGGAAGGTTTATTTGAGACTTCATCAAGAACATTAAATAAATAGCTCCAGAAAGAGTAGCATTTGCCTTCAATTGCTCTGTCCTCGATCGTTTCTTGCCAGCAACGTGTCTTGCTTACTTATTCAACGAACATGCTTACTAATTTGTCAAGTTTATGAAATTACCATAGTCAACAACTCAATGCATTTGCTTTGCTCTGTAACCATGACGATGGACAGACTGCTGATACATTAGTCACTCTGCTTCCAGAAAGATGAACTTGCATTTAGCTATTTCGTTGTTAAATTCGTTCTGAGGGGATGGATGACTTATGATGCATTGGAAGATACATCGATCTCATCCCAAGAAAATAACCAGTAAGATGTTATTTATCTCCTGAAGAAAGATCTTCTATGGTAGAAATAGGAAGGCGTTTATTTGGCTTAAgaatgggaaaagtaccaaaaaagtcctaaacatattacattgatatcaattcagtcataaacttttcaattggaccaatttagtcctaaaccttttatatcgGTACCaatcagtccatccggccaattttggctggccgGCACTAATGTAGACATCGGTCGGTGACCAAACGTTGAGatagcaattttttaatatttttaaaatattttttttttttggaatttttttttctttcctttttccttttcttttctttcttcttcctccttggattgTTCTGGCGGTGGCCGGCCAGCCTCCAGTGAGGCTCGCCGACCACTGGGCGAGGGCCTCGAAGCCCTCGCTTGCCACCGgtgagggtcgcagccctcaccGGGCCGTGGGCGAGGCGGCTAcgcccggatctaggcgaggccagcctTGCCGGCCCCTCGCTCGGTCTCGCCTAGGGCAGGCGGGCAAGGGGGTCGGTGAGGCCGACAGAGCTCACCCACGATCTCGCCGTGGCCTTGTCGGCAGCCGGGTGGAGCGGCAAGTTGCCCTGAGTCCCGCTCGGAGGCGAGCTAGGGGCGCGGCGCAGCGGCTCCCGGATGAGGTAGTGTGGCGGCGAATGGAGGCCGTGTGGAGGGGTGTGTTGGAGACGCCGAGGACGATGATCCTGTCGAGGAGGAGAGGGTCTTGGTTGAGGAGGTCCACAACCGCCTAGATGTCGCTGTTCTAGACCGCTCTCCATGAGCCTTGCCGGCGGCCCTGGGAGAGGCGGGgagagggccgcgaccctcgccggcggcaGGCGAGGGCTTCAAGGCCCTCGCCCAGTGGGCGGCGAGGGCTTCAAGGCCCTCGCCCAGTGGCCGGCGAGCTTCACTGGAGGCTGGCCGGCCATCGCCGGAAcaatccaaggaggaagaatgaagaaaagaaaaggaaaaagaaaagaaaaagaaaaaagaaaaaaagaaaagaaaaaggaaaaattactaaaaattcaaaaaaattcaaaattttttaaaaatattaaaaattgccatgtcagcgtCTGATCACCGGCCGATGTCCACGTTAGCGCcagccggccaaaattggccggatggactaaattgataccgaTGTAAAAGGGTTTAGGACTGtattgatccaattgaaaagtttatgactgaattagtaccaatacaataggtttatgatttttttggtatttttcccgcTTAAGAATATAGAGATAGCAAATTCTTTGCTTCACAAGTACATGAAGCAATAGACTTGCATCTCTGCGTTTACATTCAGACACTATGAAGAAACTGAAAAGGAATTGAAAACGCAACAGAGAAGTTGAATCCTCCTCTTAATCTTACACACTATGCCTGAGAAACTTCTCTCTGACCGCACGTAGCTCGGATAAAGCATTCGCCATGTCCATCCGCTCAACTGGAATTTCTTCCGAGCATAGAACTCCGATTCTCATTATGGCAACAACCCCTTCCTCAAATCTTACCTTCTCAACATCACCGATTTGGCTACCATCAATCGCTGCAAGATGCTCCGAAGATAGCAGTGAAGGGTCTAGGATCTTTACCGTGCCTTCAAGTAGAGTAGTCTTGACGAATTCGTGGAGGGTCCATCCATCCTTGAACATAACATCCGTAGGTCTTATTCCCGTGAACATCTCGAGCAATAGTATCCCAAAGCTGTAAACGTCTCCTAGCAATGATGAAGCACCACCGAGGCCATATTCTAGAAAGCAACATTAGCTTTGTCATGTCAGATGAGTACTTAGTACTTAGCTTGAACGAGTATGCTTAGAAAACAAAAGAGCTAACATACCTGGAGCTATATAGCCAACGGTTCCTTTTAAACCACTGGAACTTGCTTGACAATGAGAAGCATCTAGGTTTGTGCTTTTGCAAAGAAATCGTGCTAGCCCAAAATCACACACACGAGCTAGCATGTCATGATCGAGAAGAACGTTGCTTGGCTTTAGATCACTGTGTATGATGCTCATTTGGCAATGATGGTGAAGATATTCAATGGCAGAAGCCACATCAATGGCAATGTCTAACCTCTGGCTGAAACTGAGCTTTGGCATGTCGCTTTGATTTTTGCTTGGGTGCAACCATTGTTCTAAACTACCATTTTGCATCAGATCATATATTAGAGCCTTGAATTCTGCACCCGTGAAATCGATGCTTGAGCAAACGGTGATGATATTGACAAGATTTCGATGGCGTATGTTTCTCAAGGATTCACATTCTGCTAAGAAGCTCTTGAAAGCCCCCTTTTGTCTTAGGTTGAGCACTTTCACTACCACCAGTTGATTTCCATCTAGGATTCCTCTATACACCGAGCCGTGGCTCCCTTGGCCAATCAAATTAGATGGCGAGAACTCATTGGTCGCTTGACGAAGCTTCGCATAGGAAACCTTTTGGAAGCGCTCATTTGTTGGCAATGCTGCACTAGGTCTCATCGCAAGTTTCCTCTTCCAGTATACAACAACAATGAAGCATGTCAAcacaataaaaaatgagaaagttaCCGCGATGGATGCTTTCAGTTTTGGAAGCTTTCTCCGCTTCTTCGTGTGGCGAACTTTGCATGTGGGAAGTCGAAGTTCCTGAATGCCCCCACATAGTTCTTTGTTTCCAATTATCGATATGTGCTTCATATCTCTAAAGATCCCCGCTTGCGGTACTTCTCCTTCAAGGTTGTTGAAGGACAGATTCAAGGCTTTGAGCATAGtgaaattctcaaaatataTGGGAATCTTACCGGACAATCTGTTTCTTGAGAGATTGAGGTACTCAAGGCCAATCAGGGTCCTTAGAGAAGCCGGTATACTTCCTTCAAATAAATTGCCTTCCAAGCTCAAGAATACTAGCATCACACACTGGGACAAAGTGCTTGGTATTTCTCCAGTTAATTTGTTGTCAGAGAGGTCGAGATGCACAATTTGGCTC of the Eucalyptus grandis isolate ANBG69807.140 chromosome 10, ASM1654582v1, whole genome shotgun sequence genome contains:
- the LOC120288773 gene encoding probable LRR receptor-like serine/threonine-protein kinase At3g47570; this encodes MSQIVHLDLSDNKLTGEIPSTLSQCVMLVFLSLEGNLFEGSIPASLRTLIGLEYLNLSRNRLSGKIPIYFENFTMLKALNLSFNNLEGEVPQAGIFRDMKHISIIGNKELCGGIQELRLPTCKVRHTKKRRKLPKLKASIAVTFSFFIVLTCFIVVVYWKRKLAMRPSAALPTNERFQKVSYAKLRQATNEFSPSNLIGQGSHGSVYRGILDGNQLVVVKVLNLRQKGAFKSFLAECESLRNIRHRNLVNIITVCSSIDFTGAEFKALIYDLMQNGSLEQWLHPSKNQSDMPKLSFSQRLDIAIDVASAIEYLHHHCQMSIIHSDLKPSNVLLDHDMLARVCDFGLARFLCKSTNLDASHCQASSSGLKGTVGYIAPEYGLGGASSLLGDVYSFGILLLEMFTGIRPTDVMFKDGWTLHEFVKTTLLEGTVKILDPSLLSSEHLAAIDGSQIGDVEKVRFEEGVVAIMRIGVLCSEEIPVERMDMANALSELRAVREKFLRHSV